A single region of the Phalacrocorax carbo chromosome 4, bPhaCar2.1, whole genome shotgun sequence genome encodes:
- the LOC104044152 gene encoding C-C motif chemokine 3-like, whose protein sequence is MKIPAAALAALLIVAICSLAECSQKPDTVPIECCFTYIAHHIPRNFITSAYRTNSNCSLPAVVLVTNKGRKVCVSPKALWVQRYLKELQMLEY, encoded by the exons GGCCGCTCTGCTCATCGTGGCCATCTGCTCCCTGGCTGAGTGCTCCCAGAAGCCAG ACACTGTCCCCATCGAGTGCTGCTTCACCTACATAGCCCACCACATCCCAAGGAACTTCATCACCTCCGCCTACAGGACCAACAGCAACTGTTCCCTGCCAGCGGTGGT cctggtCACCAATAAGGGGAGGAAGGTGTGTGTGAGCCCCAAGGCACTTTGGGTGCAGAGGTATCTGAAGGAACTCCAGATGCTGGAGTACTGA